One stretch of Brachyhypopomus gauderio isolate BG-103 chromosome 8, BGAUD_0.2, whole genome shotgun sequence DNA includes these proteins:
- the trim25l gene encoding E3 ubiquitin/ISG15 ligase TRIM25 isoform X2 gives MSGRLWTEEQFNCPVCLDLPTDPVTIPCGHSYCMACISDFWDAEGEKGGAYSCPECRQTFKPRPQLCRNTMLAEAVEQLRHGNLSSTARESIRSASQAARSASARTASARSARTPTTLPPSVVPCDRCTEPRAALKTCLVCMASFCESHLKPHRTKAKLKGHELICPTGDLPQKICPQHKYLQEFHCRTCQKFICWLCTNNQHKGHESVSTQTERTEKQKTLTTVHTETQQKLQQRETELKDMKNVLETLKRSSDTVKEEAETVLCELQQSVQRLQELIQDVMVSTGQEKLNEAQDMVDKLEAEVTQLKKKGVELKDLATCQDNIYFLKSYEALCSPELTSMGSVTVNPDATFSPVQSAILELRERVEDMCNQELDKINKTVFSTTAFTVTDRQKPGILKLFSGLGAKSANTRTLGPPALPSVSVRGSGPGVRVQDVRSRNNPQVDRRTNSPRLRASHTEEREQADSWSLNSMRPRERQSGEGRGNRRDNQSSSRPEQRPNLNPSEEQGDTESINSLRQTRQRREERDQDDSWSISSIRPRDRQKREERETANGALQKPVTPQQTPVARQQAERQSDRWSLSSLLPRNRKKKQSTMRQATPTHQEEEESASPQSPTSISTWGSPSDVNPGLFLDSPTDESHLTPAFSGLREINIDSIEAPEPRTRDEFLQYACVLTLDPNTAHQRLVLEDEGTKAVLQAGSQPYPDSPQRFDGWTQVLCQQPLSSSRSYWEVEWRGRGSSLGVASRTMARKGADARAGLGYNSQSWSLELSDMCCAAMHANQKKEIPVTYCPRVGVFLDRQAGTLSFYAVDDGLVLLHAFRGSFPEQLLAGFGVGSGVGVGLDFAMGQFSSASDSIKICRL, from the exons ATGAGTGGACGTTTGTGGACGGAGGAGCAGTTCAACTGCCCCGTGTGCCTGGACCTGCCGACCGATCCGGTCACCATCCCCTGCGGCCACAGCTACTGTATGGCCTGCATCTCTGATTTCTGGGACGCGGAGGGGGAGAAGGGCGGAGCCTACAGCTGCCCCGAGTGCCGGCAGACcttcaagccccgcccccagctctGCCGCAACACCATGCTGGCGGAGGCTGTGGAGCAGCTTCGCCATGGTAACCTCAGCTCCACGGCCCGGGAGTCGATCCGGAGTGCCAGCCAGGCCGCCCGCTCCGCCTCCGCCCGGACGGCCTCCGCCCGCTCCGCCCGCACCCCAACTACCCTGCCGCCCTCGGTCGTGCCCTGTGACCGGTGCACGGAGCCGCGGGCGGCGCTGAAGACCTGCCTGGTGTGCATGGCGTCGTTCTGCGAGAGTCATCTGAAGCCGCACCGGACTAAGGCCAAGCTGAAGGGGCACGAACTGATCTGCCCCACGGGGGACCTGCCCCAGAAGATCTGCCCCCAGCACAAGTACCTGCAGGAGTTCCACTGCAGAACCTGCCAGAAGTTCATCTGCTGGCTGTGCACCAATAACCAGCATAAGGGACATGAGAGTGTCTCCACCCAGACAGAACGCACAGAGAAACAG AAAACACTGACTACAGTCCACACAGAGACGCAGCAGAAACTACAGCAGAGAGAGACGGAACTCAAAGACATGAAGAATGTTCTGGAAACACTAAAG aggtcATCAGACACAGTGAAAGAGGAGGCAGAGACGGTGCTGTGCGAGCTCCAGCAGTCAGTGCAGCGTCTGCAGGAGCTGATCCAGGACGTGATGGTGTCCACTGGGCAGGAGAAGCTGAACGAGGCCCAGGACATGGTGGACAAGCTGGAGGCTGAAGTCACACAGCTGAAGAagaagggggtggagctaaAGGACCTGGCCACATGCCAAGACAACATCTACTTCCTCAAG tCGTATGAAGCTCTGTGCTCACCAGAGCTCACGTCGATGGGCAGCGTGACTGTTAATCCAGACGCCACCTTCAGTCCAGTGCAGAGCGCTATTTTGGAGCTCAGGGAGAGAGTGGAAGACATGTGTAACCAAGAGCTGGACAAGATCAACAAgacag TATTCAGCACCACAGCCTTCACAGTGACAGACCGGCAGAAGCCAGGCATTCtcaaat TGTTCTCAGGATTGGGAGCCAAAAGTGCAAACACCCGGACACTAG GTCCACCAGCATTGCCCTCTGTAAGTGTTCGGGGCTCAG GGCCTGGAGTACGTGTGCAGGATGTCAGGAGTCGAAACAACCCACAAG TTGATAGAAGGACAAACTCTCCAAGACTGAGAGCCAGTCATACTGAAGAAAGAGAGCAgg CTGACAGCTGGAGTCTTAACTCCATGAGACCAAGAGAGAGGCAAAGTGGAGAGGGCAGAGGCAACA GGAGGGACAATCAAAGCTCATCTAGACCTGAGCAAAGACCAAATCTAAACCCCAGTGAAGAACAAG GTGATACAGAGAGTATAAACTCACTCAGGCAGACaagacagaggagggaggagagagaccaaG ATGACAGCTGGAGTATAAGTTCCATCAGgccaagagacagacagaagagagaagagagagagacag CTAACGGAGCCCTGCAAAAGCCTGTGACTCCACAGCAGACTCCAGTGGCTAGACAACAAGCAGAGAGACAAt CTGATCGCTGGAGTCTCAGTTCACTTTTACCACGGAACAGGAAGAAGAAACAGAGCACAA TGAGACAGGCCACACCCACTcatcaggaggaggaggagtctgcaAGTCCACAGAGCCCTACTTCAATCAGCACAT GGGGCAGTCCATCAGACG TGAACCCAGGCCTCTTCCTGGACTCCCCTACAGATGAATCACATTTGACCCCTGCTTTCTCAGGCT TGAGGGAGATCAATATCGACAGCATAGAGGCTCCAGAACCCAGGACCAGAGACGAGTTCCTGCAGT ACGCCTGTGTACTGACCCTGGACCCAAACACGGCTCACCAGCGCCTGGTGCTGGAAGACGAGGGTACCAAGGCCGTGCTGCAGGCCGGATCCCAGCCGTACCCCGACAGCCCACAGCGCTTCGACGGCTGGACCCAGGTGCTGTGCCAGCAGCCCCTCTCCTCCAGCCGCTCCTACTGGGAGGTGGAGTGGCGTGGGCGGGGCTCCTCACTGGGCGTGGCCAGCAGAACCATGGCTAGGAAAGGGGCTGACGCAAGGGCGGGGCTAGGTTATAACAGCCAATCATGGAGCCTGGAGCTGTCGGACATGTGCTGCGCAGCCATGCACGCCAATCAGAAGAAGGAGATCCCAGTAACGTACTGCCCCCGCGTGGGCGTGTTCCTGGACCGGCAGGCAGGAACTCTGTCCTTCTACGCGGTGGACGACGGCCTGGTGCTTCTGCACGCATTTCGAGGGTCCTTCCCAGAGCAGCTGCTCGCTGGCTTTGGCGTGGgcagtggtgtgggtgtggggctgGACTTCGCCATGGGCCAGTTCAGCTCCGCCTCCGACAGCATCAAGATCTGTCGCCTCTGA
- the trim25l gene encoding uncharacterized protein trim25l isoform X1, translating into MSGRLWTEEQFNCPVCLDLPTDPVTIPCGHSYCMACISDFWDAEGEKGGAYSCPECRQTFKPRPQLCRNTMLAEAVEQLRHGNLSSTARESIRSASQAARSASARTASARSARTPTTLPPSVVPCDRCTEPRAALKTCLVCMASFCESHLKPHRTKAKLKGHELICPTGDLPQKICPQHKYLQEFHCRTCQKFICWLCTNNQHKGHESVSTQTERTEKQKTLTTVHTETQQKLQQRETELKDMKNVLETLKRSSDTVKEEAETVLCELQQSVQRLQELIQDVMVSTGQEKLNEAQDMVDKLEAEVTQLKKKGVELKDLATCQDNIYFLKSYEALCSPELTSMGSVTVNPDATFSPVQSAILELRERVEDMCNQELDKINKTGYTHTHTANSSTYTSTHLLYTHTNLQYVPYPAVFSTTAFTVTDRQKPGILKLFSGLGAKSANTRTLGPPALPSVSVRGSGPGVRVQDVRSRNNPQVDRRTNSPRLRASHTEEREQADSWSLNSMRPRERQSGEGRGNRRDNQSSSRPEQRPNLNPSEEQGDTESINSLRQTRQRREERDQDDSWSISSIRPRDRQKREERETANGALQKPVTPQQTPVARQQAERQSDRWSLSSLLPRNRKKKQSTMRQATPTHQEEEESASPQSPTSISTWGSPSDVNPGLFLDSPTDESHLTPAFSGLREINIDSIEAPEPRTRDEFLQYACVLTLDPNTAHQRLVLEDEGTKAVLQAGSQPYPDSPQRFDGWTQVLCQQPLSSSRSYWEVEWRGRGSSLGVASRTMARKGADARAGLGYNSQSWSLELSDMCCAAMHANQKKEIPVTYCPRVGVFLDRQAGTLSFYAVDDGLVLLHAFRGSFPEQLLAGFGVGSGVGVGLDFAMGQFSSASDSIKICRL; encoded by the exons ATGAGTGGACGTTTGTGGACGGAGGAGCAGTTCAACTGCCCCGTGTGCCTGGACCTGCCGACCGATCCGGTCACCATCCCCTGCGGCCACAGCTACTGTATGGCCTGCATCTCTGATTTCTGGGACGCGGAGGGGGAGAAGGGCGGAGCCTACAGCTGCCCCGAGTGCCGGCAGACcttcaagccccgcccccagctctGCCGCAACACCATGCTGGCGGAGGCTGTGGAGCAGCTTCGCCATGGTAACCTCAGCTCCACGGCCCGGGAGTCGATCCGGAGTGCCAGCCAGGCCGCCCGCTCCGCCTCCGCCCGGACGGCCTCCGCCCGCTCCGCCCGCACCCCAACTACCCTGCCGCCCTCGGTCGTGCCCTGTGACCGGTGCACGGAGCCGCGGGCGGCGCTGAAGACCTGCCTGGTGTGCATGGCGTCGTTCTGCGAGAGTCATCTGAAGCCGCACCGGACTAAGGCCAAGCTGAAGGGGCACGAACTGATCTGCCCCACGGGGGACCTGCCCCAGAAGATCTGCCCCCAGCACAAGTACCTGCAGGAGTTCCACTGCAGAACCTGCCAGAAGTTCATCTGCTGGCTGTGCACCAATAACCAGCATAAGGGACATGAGAGTGTCTCCACCCAGACAGAACGCACAGAGAAACAG AAAACACTGACTACAGTCCACACAGAGACGCAGCAGAAACTACAGCAGAGAGAGACGGAACTCAAAGACATGAAGAATGTTCTGGAAACACTAAAG aggtcATCAGACACAGTGAAAGAGGAGGCAGAGACGGTGCTGTGCGAGCTCCAGCAGTCAGTGCAGCGTCTGCAGGAGCTGATCCAGGACGTGATGGTGTCCACTGGGCAGGAGAAGCTGAACGAGGCCCAGGACATGGTGGACAAGCTGGAGGCTGAAGTCACACAGCTGAAGAagaagggggtggagctaaAGGACCTGGCCACATGCCAAGACAACATCTACTTCCTCAAG tCGTATGAAGCTCTGTGCTCACCAGAGCTCACGTCGATGGGCAGCGTGACTGTTAATCCAGACGCCACCTTCAGTCCAGTGCAGAGCGCTATTTTGGAGCTCAGGGAGAGAGTGGAAGACATGTGTAACCAAGAGCTGGACAAGATCAACAAgacaggttacacacacacacacacagcaaactcCAGTacctacacatccacacacctcctgtacacacacactaatctaCAATATGTTCCATATCCTGCAGTATTCAGCACCACAGCCTTCACAGTGACAGACCGGCAGAAGCCAGGCATTCtcaaat TGTTCTCAGGATTGGGAGCCAAAAGTGCAAACACCCGGACACTAG GTCCACCAGCATTGCCCTCTGTAAGTGTTCGGGGCTCAG GGCCTGGAGTACGTGTGCAGGATGTCAGGAGTCGAAACAACCCACAAG TTGATAGAAGGACAAACTCTCCAAGACTGAGAGCCAGTCATACTGAAGAAAGAGAGCAgg CTGACAGCTGGAGTCTTAACTCCATGAGACCAAGAGAGAGGCAAAGTGGAGAGGGCAGAGGCAACA GGAGGGACAATCAAAGCTCATCTAGACCTGAGCAAAGACCAAATCTAAACCCCAGTGAAGAACAAG GTGATACAGAGAGTATAAACTCACTCAGGCAGACaagacagaggagggaggagagagaccaaG ATGACAGCTGGAGTATAAGTTCCATCAGgccaagagacagacagaagagagaagagagagagacag CTAACGGAGCCCTGCAAAAGCCTGTGACTCCACAGCAGACTCCAGTGGCTAGACAACAAGCAGAGAGACAAt CTGATCGCTGGAGTCTCAGTTCACTTTTACCACGGAACAGGAAGAAGAAACAGAGCACAA TGAGACAGGCCACACCCACTcatcaggaggaggaggagtctgcaAGTCCACAGAGCCCTACTTCAATCAGCACAT GGGGCAGTCCATCAGACG TGAACCCAGGCCTCTTCCTGGACTCCCCTACAGATGAATCACATTTGACCCCTGCTTTCTCAGGCT TGAGGGAGATCAATATCGACAGCATAGAGGCTCCAGAACCCAGGACCAGAGACGAGTTCCTGCAGT ACGCCTGTGTACTGACCCTGGACCCAAACACGGCTCACCAGCGCCTGGTGCTGGAAGACGAGGGTACCAAGGCCGTGCTGCAGGCCGGATCCCAGCCGTACCCCGACAGCCCACAGCGCTTCGACGGCTGGACCCAGGTGCTGTGCCAGCAGCCCCTCTCCTCCAGCCGCTCCTACTGGGAGGTGGAGTGGCGTGGGCGGGGCTCCTCACTGGGCGTGGCCAGCAGAACCATGGCTAGGAAAGGGGCTGACGCAAGGGCGGGGCTAGGTTATAACAGCCAATCATGGAGCCTGGAGCTGTCGGACATGTGCTGCGCAGCCATGCACGCCAATCAGAAGAAGGAGATCCCAGTAACGTACTGCCCCCGCGTGGGCGTGTTCCTGGACCGGCAGGCAGGAACTCTGTCCTTCTACGCGGTGGACGACGGCCTGGTGCTTCTGCACGCATTTCGAGGGTCCTTCCCAGAGCAGCTGCTCGCTGGCTTTGGCGTGGgcagtggtgtgggtgtggggctgGACTTCGCCATGGGCCAGTTCAGCTCCGCCTCCGACAGCATCAAGATCTGTCGCCTCTGA